The genomic region TGTTCAGATGACCGGCCGGATTCAGTTCTCCGGTGTAATACGAGCCGCCAAGAAACAGGCCAATTTCATTGCTGCTCTGTGCGGCCGAGGGTAAGGCTGCGCAAAGCAGAAAGAAACAAAACAGGGTCTTTTTAATCATGAGTTCTTATTTAACACACATTAGGGCAAACGGGCCTGCCCCTATTTTTCGTGTGCATGTGTTTTTGTTCAGCGGCGCAAAGATAACGTATTTAAGCGAGAATTCCGCACCGGAGGAAATGTTCAAGACACTGAATAACAATCAATTACGCCTATCCTGCCCCCAGTGAAGTTTCTCACGTATGGTTTGAAAGAAATGTTGTTCATGAAAACGTATCAGACTGATTTTGAAATCCTCACGCCGGATAATCAGTTCTGTCTCCGGGCCAAATGAACGCTCACGGGCGTCAAGTGTGGCCAGAAACTGCGGACTACGCCCCTCTACTTTCAGGCGAATCACGGAATCATCGGGGATGATTAGCGGACACACATTCAGGTTGTGTGGCGATAGCGGTGTAATTACAAAGCTTTTTGCATCTGGAATCATTAGCGGCCCGCCACAGCTTAACGAATAAGCGGTTGAACCGGTGGGCGTGGAAATGATCAGTCCGTCGGCCCAGTAGGCATTTAAAAACTCACCGTTTACCCATGTGTTTATAGTAAGCATTGCCGATGACTCCTTGCGCTGAACGGTAAACTCATTCAAGGCATAGTTCACATCGCCAAAAAGCTCCGAAGGCCTGTCCAAACGAAGCAACGCCCGCTTATCCAGTGCAAATTCCCGCTTCAGCAAACGTATGGCATAACCGGAAGCCTCCTCCGGCGACACAGCCGCCAGAAAACCAAGCCTGCCGGTATTGATTCCCAATACCGGTATGCCCGAATTTTGAATAAACGCTATGGTCTCCAATAAAGTACCATCGCCACCCAAACTGAGCAGCACATCGGCACGACCGCGTATTTCATTGTAATCGGAAATAACTTCCACGCGCCCCCGGAGCGAGACAAATTGTGAGAAATAGGCCAGATAGTCGTGCTCCGCAATAATTACGGCTTCTGCGCTAAGCTGGTCAAAAAACGACTGCAAGGCCTTTGGCAGTGGCTTTTCGGTGATACGTCCGTATAGTGCAATCTTCATCGCATCAGTTTTTTGCCAGTCTTTCGCGTTTAATTAATAGTCGCTAGCCCTGCAAAACAGTTGCCAAGATAGCTAAGGTTTGCCGCATTTCAGATCAGGTGTTAATAATACGCCGCTCAAACACCATATATCAACAAACCCGCCAATTCTGCCAGAGCAAAATCAGCGGGTTTGAAGCTTTTTTGTGCCTGCCGGCTATCGCCTTCCCCTCCAGTACTTCTCTGCACAGTAACAGCCCCCCTGCAAAATGCCAAATAGCAAAATACAGGCCCCGGCAGGCAAACACTTAAATCACCAAACAAACCACCCCATGCAGCCCCAACGCCCCTCACACAACCACACTACGCTACTTTCTTCCGCCTCTTTTACCACATGAACCGAACAAGCTGTTGTTACTGACAGTCTGGCTTACGGGCCATATCCGTGAGTGTAAACAGACAATCGGAACAAACACAATCACTCGCAGTCTTGACCTCCGACCTCAATTCCCCCCTGATAAACATGCACATCAAAAACACCCCCCACTTTCTCCCCCTCACTTAGTAAGGCATCTCTAACAGGTAGTGTATCATCAAACTTTGTCAAACAACCGGCATGCTTCAGAAAAGAACAATTACCGTTTTCAACAAACAGACTGAAAGACACCCAACAACATACTTAACACAACGCATTCAGCAAAGGGCTTACGGGCCCAGTTACCTCCTGCTCAACTTTAGAATTATATACAGCAAAACTTACGGGCCTTGCTGTACAAATTCTGTCCAACTGCCAATCGAAAAGCTTACGGGCTTAACAATTAACAGCTACTCCTACGGAAAATACAGGCAATAACATACCAGTCGGGCTTACGGGCCTTACCTGATTGCTGAAAAATGCCTCTAACGGATTGTCTTCTTTCTCAGGCTTACGGGCCTTGCAAAAAAAGTAAACTTAACACGGGGTTAGTGGAAGAATTCCTTTTCAAAGAATAGGCTAAACTACTTTTTCATTAACAATAACTATCCCTTATTAACAATACAAATATACATCATCCCATCGCCCTTGTCAAGTTCCCACCTCATTTTTTTGCGCTGATTGTCAGTTACTTGGAATTATTTTCGCTGCTCTGAATTTCTCTATATACAGGCCTTTCAGGCAGTCTGTAAACCGTTGCCGGCGCGACTTTGCAGACTTTGATCTGCGAAACCGCGCCGGACAAGCGTTTGGAGTTGGCAATAACTATTTCAGACGGTATTTACTGCTTTTGAGTACCGATCAATGTAAGATAGCCTGTGGTGCTGTAATCTTGTGTGGGCGAAATAGCCTTTAATACAAAATAGTAAGTCCCGTCGCTGCAAGGCAAGCCGGAAGTAGTGCGGCCGTCCCAACGAATTTCCGGAGCAGTGGCCGAAAATACCATTACGCCCCAGCGGTTATAGATTTCAATGGAATATTCAAGCAGCCCGCTGCTGCTGATGTAAAACTCATCATTGGTTCCATCAGCATTGGGGGTGAAAACGTTTGGTATAAAAATACCTTCTTCCACCTGAATGATGCGCGTTATGGTATCGGTACAGCCCGAAGAATTGGTAACCAGTAGTGTAATGGTATATGTGCCGGCTGTAGTGTAATTATGCTGCGGATTCTGCAGGTTGGATGTAGTGCCATCGCCAAAATCCCAGCTCCAGGTGGTGGCTCCGCCCGAAGCATCGGTAAATATCCAGTTGTTCCCCCAAGGCCCGCTGCTCGAATCGGCAAAATTGGCGTTAGGCGCTGGTGATACTGAAGGGGCACAACTATCGGGCAGCGAGTTACAGCCCGAAGCTGTTAATTCGGTCACACTCACATACCCCGTGCCGGTTGCCCAGTTTACATAAAGCGTATCACTGCCCTGTCCACCAGCTATCACTCCGTTGCCCGGCACTGTCCACTGGTAGTTGCCGCTTCCGTTTTGTACAATGAATAAATTGCCTTGTGAATTTTCGCAAATGGTGGGGCATACAATGGCCGGTGCTGCCGGACGAAGTTCACTCAGCACATAAGGTTCTCCGGCATTTGCAAAGGCCCAGCCAGCACGGGTTAGGGTGCTGAATACGCCTGAAACGCCCGGTGCGGTAGTTTGCATGTCATTCCACTGTACATTGGACGTGCGCCAGTGTGCCAGTGCATTCCAGCTGCCATCTGTGGCCGGAATGTAAAACAGGCGCACATCAGCAGCCGTAGTGCCTGATGTACGTTGTATCGCATGATAAAATGTATCGTTTGCAGTGCAAATCATGCCATCGTTCTGTGTGCGCAAAAAACCATCGTTGTCAGGGTTGTAATTATGAAAACGTACCGTGTACACATCTGTGCTGGCGGCATTGGGTACAAGTTCAACTGGCCGGTAACGGGTAACCCCGTTGCTCGAACCCGTAGGAAAAAGATAGGTGCCCGTGCTGTTTGCCGCACGCGAAAATGTGCCGGGGGCCGTGCTGCTTACAAAACCTTCCGAACCGGGTGTTGTAGTATTCGTAACCGAGCCGGTGGCGGGATCTAACACAAAAAACGTGTTTGTTTGCGTAAAAAGCTCACGGTCGTTTATATTCAGCACGCCACCCACACCTACACGGGCATTAACAGCCTGAAGAGTTTTCCGACGATTGTTTCCTGTTCCCGTTCCCGAAAGAGAAAGGGTATTAAACGTGGTAACAGTGCCGTTTCCGCTGGTAATAAACTGCTCAAGGTTGCCATTGAGCAAAACCGTGCTGCTGCCTGCCGTAAACGTGGCATCATTTACCCAGTCCTGCTCCACACGGTAAGTACCGTTGCCCTGCACGGCAGCCG from Bacteroidota bacterium harbors:
- a CDS encoding NAD kinase, which translates into the protein MKIALYGRITEKPLPKALQSFFDQLSAEAVIIAEHDYLAYFSQFVSLRGRVEVISDYNEIRGRADVLLSLGGDGTLLETIAFIQNSGIPVLGINTGRLGFLAAVSPEEASGYAIRLLKREFALDKRALLRLDRPSELFGDVNYALNEFTVQRKESSAMLTINTWVNGEFLNAYWADGLIISTPTGSTAYSLSCGGPLMIPDAKSFVITPLSPHNLNVCPLIIPDDSVIRLKVEGRSPQFLATLDARERSFGPETELIIRREDFKISLIRFHEQHFFQTIREKLHWGQDRRN
- a CDS encoding gliding motility-associated C-terminal domain-containing protein; amino-acid sequence: MNPLHKVILFTAPALCPLLLEAQLVYSTGATIYMAPGSVVISNGGVTVDNSTSFTNEGDITITRNSTFTLPGTFSILNAAAVQGNGTYRVEQDWVNDATFTAGSSTVLLNGNLEQFITSGNGTVTTFNTLSLSGTGTGNNRRKTLQAVNARVGVGGVLNINDRELFTQTNTFFVLDPATGSVTNTTTPGSEGFVSSTAPGTFSRAANSTGTYLFPTGSSNGVTRYRPVELVPNAASTDVYTVRFHNYNPDNDGFLRTQNDGMICTANDTFYHAIQRTSGTTAADVRLFYIPATDGSWNALAHWRTSNVQWNDMQTTAPGVSGVFSTLTRAGWAFANAGEPYVLSELRPAAPAIVCPTICENSQGNLFIVQNGSGNYQWTVPGNGVIAGGQGSDTLYVNWATGTGYVSVTELTASGCNSLPDSCAPSVSPAPNANFADSSSGPWGNNWIFTDASGGATTWSWDFGDGTTSNLQNPQHNYTTAGTYTITLLVTNSSGCTDTITRIIQVEEGIFIPNVFTPNADGTNDEFYISSSGLLEYSIEIYNRWGVMVFSATAPEIRWDGRTTSGLPCSDGTYYFVLKAISPTQDYSTTGYLTLIGTQKQ